TATTGTTGGGTGGCGCCGGGGGGCATGAAACCGGCGCAGAACATGCCGCATCGCATCCAGGATGGAAATACCACCAAAGGCAAAAGCCTCAGCCCAAGGTGGCGGTATGACGCCGGTCATACCGCGGGCGCCGGAAAGCTTGCTGTTTTCGCAATTGCGGTTACAAACATCCCCCGGCGGCCATCCCCGGCCGCTCTCCGGCCCCGCCGCCACCGATCAGAGGGGATCATGATCAAGGTCGTCCGAGCGAAACTGCACTGCCTGCGCGTCACCGACGCCAACCTGAACTATCAGGGATCGATCACGCTCGATCCGGAGCATTGCGAGGCGGTCGGAATCTACCCGCTGGAATTTGTGGAGATCTGGAACAAGAACTCCGGCGCGCGGATCAGCACCTACGTGATCTATGGCGAGCGCGGCTCGCGCTGCTGCGTGCTGAACGGCTCGGCGGCGCGGAGCTGCCAGCCGGGGGACGAGGTCATCATCGCCGCTTCCTGGTACTGCCAGCCGACGGAGCTGGCGACGCTGCGGCCGCGCGTGCTGACCTTCAACGCGGACAACAGCATCGACCGGTCGCTGACCTACGACGTGACGGCGCTGGACGGCGGGCGGTTCGACTTCGCGATTCGCGAGGGGGCTTTCCTGGAACCGGAGCCCGCCTGACCCGGCGCCATCGAATCCCCACAAATAAAAGAAGCGGCATCGGACGAGTCCACGCGCAAAGCGAGCGCTTCGGTGACTTGCGCGTGTCTTGCGAGGGATAGGCCGTGAGTCCCACTTGAACGCGCGGCAATTTTTGCCTACTCTACTTGGGTGGGAGTGCGGACAGCGAGGAGTGCGTGTCATGGGCGTCAGCGGCATAGGGGGCTATCAACAGCAGCCCTTCACGACACCGTTAAGCAGCGGGCCGGCGGCCCTGCAGCAGACACGGGGAACCGATGCGAACCAGCAGGCCCAGAAGGCCGAAGAGGATCGCCGCCAGCAGATCCAGGCCCAGGATCAGCAGGCGCAGCAGAGCCAGCAGGCCCTGTCGTCGGGCGGCAACACCACCCCGACCCGCGGACAGAACCTCAACATCACGGTCTGATCGCGCGTCGTCCAATCGGGGCCCGCCCGGCCGGTCCGAGGCCGGGCCCGCAGGGGAAAGGCGGCCAGCCATGGACATCCGAAGCGTTTCCGGCATCCAGGCGAACCGGCCGACTCCGGCATCGGCGGTTCCGACGCCGCAGCCCGTGGCCGACGCCACGGCACAGACATCCCAATTACAGACATCCCAGATTTCGTCCGGGGATGCGGCCCAATCCGCCCCGGCGGCGGCCCCGTCCGATCCGGTTGTGGTGGCGGGCGGCTACATCAGCCCGGTCCTGCGCTACGACCAGGGTGCCCGGCTCGCCGTCATCTATTTCCGTGACCGCTCGTCGGGCGAGACCCAGAACCAGATCCCGGCCCAACAGGTGGTCGAGGAATACCGCCGCACCGCCAGCCGTCTGGGTGGCGTGGCCGGCGCGGCGGCGGAGGGCGACGGCACGGGCAAAGAGGCCGCGGCATCCGGCGCAAACGCCACCCCGGGCGGTGCCGAACGGAGCGCCGGATCGGGAGCCCGCGTCACCGCGTTGAGCGGCGTCCCGGCCACCGCAACGCCGCCCGCGACGGGCGCCGGGGCGGCGGGGACCGCCCCCGCGGCCGTTTCCCCTGCCCTGGGGTCCTACGGCGCGGGTTCGCCGGGGGCCATCGTTTCCGTCACCGTCTGATCCGGCAGTTCGAAGCGGGCGACCAGCGGCGCGTGGTAGCTTTCCGGGGAATGGCTGACCGTGGCGTGGGCGACCAGCTCGTCGCCCAGCGCCTCGTTGTGGATTTCGGCGGAGCGGAACCAGCCCAGCAGGGCGCGCGACACCAGCAGATGGTCCAGCATCACCGCGTCGCCGCCGTGCAGCACGGTGAAGCGGCGCTCCTCGGGGACGGAGCGCTCCAGCGGCACCAGCGACCGCCCGGCGAGATGGCCGTTGCCGGTCTCGTCCAGGTCGGCGCGGATGATGCGGACGGGGGTCTGCTCGATCTCGGCGTTGAGGTCGCCGGCCACCAGGATCAGCGCCTGCGGGTCGGCGTCGAACACCCGCTCCACCGCCAGCCGGGCCTCCAGCGCCTGCCCGGCCCGCTTGATCGAGGCGAGGTAGAAGCCCTCCGCCCAGCCGCCGACGCTTTTCCAGGTGGAGGCGTTCTTCTTCTGCCCCGGCACGGGGGCGGCGATGGGCGCGCGCAGATGCAGGTTGAAGACGTGCAGCCGCCGCCCGCCGGGAAGCTCGATCTCGCCATGCAGCACCGGGCGGTCCCAGGTCACGGCGTCGCCGCCGGGCTGCGCCGGGTCGGCGGTGATCATGCGGACCTGCGGGGACGGCACCAGATCATGCCGGTACTGCCGCGCCGCCAGGATCGGCCAGCGGCTCACCAGCACGAGGTTGTGACGGTCGGCCAGCTTCGTCCCTTCGCCGCCGGAGGTCCGGTGGAAAGCGGCGTAGGGGCCGCCCTCCAGCAGCCGGTTCAGCGCGCGCAGGGTCCGCGGCTCCCCCTTCGCGTCGCGCTGGCCGTTGACCTCCTGAAGGCACAGGATGTCGGCGTCCAGCCGCTCCAGCTGCGGGCGCAGCACGGCGGCGCGCTCCTCGAAGGACAGGTCGCCGGTGTCGTCCAGGCTTTCCAGGTTGAAGGTGGCGATGCGGATGCTGCTGCGGGTGCTGCGGCTCATGACCCCTCCCCGGACGCCCGGCCCGCCGCGGCGCGCGGGCGCGCCAGGAACAGGTGGTTGCGGTTGATGCGCCGCCGCCGCCGCCGGTGCGCGCTCAGCATCGCCGTGGAGGCGACGAGCGTGGCGTCCAGCCCGGCCTCGGCCATGCGCTGGGGGGTATCCGTACCATAAATCCGGTAGTGATAGGGATGGCCGAAGGCGGCCAGCCGCTTGGCGGGGGTGTCCATCGCCGGGTCCTCCCGCGTCGGCCCCTTGGGGTCGTAGGGGAACAGCAGGACGGCGCGGCCCGAGGGCTTCAGCACGCGGGCGATCTCGCGCAGCGCGGCGCGGTCGTCGGGGACATGCTCCAGCACGTGGCTGGACAGCACGAGGTCGAAACGGCCGTCCGGGAAGGGCAGGTCGGTCAGGTCGCCCTGCACGTCGGCGGCCGGGTTGAAGCGGTCCAGCGTGACGTAGCGCCGGCCGTGCCGCGCCCGCAGCAGCGGCTCCAGGCAGGGTTCGGGGGCGGTGTGCAGGATGCGCAGCGACCGGCGCAGCACGTCCGTCCGCTCCGCCAGGAAGCTCCACAGGAAGCGATGGCGCTCCAGCGATCCGCAGTCCGGGCAGCGGGCGTTGCGCCGCCCGCCCAGCCCGAAGGGCAGGAAGCGCGCCGCCTCCCGCCCGCAGAGCGGGCAGAGCAGGGGACCGGCGGCGGGCGTCAGGCCGCGGGCCCCCTCGTAGCGCGGGCGCTCGTACAGCGACTCCCGCCGGTAGACGGCGGCCTCGTCGAGATTCTGGTCCGCGATGGCGGGCAGCAGGCGGGACAATCCATGGAGCATGGGGATCAGAACAGTTCCACGTCGCCATCGATCCCGGTCTTGCGCAGCCGGTCCATGAAGGAGGTCTCGGACCGCGCGATGTCCCGCACCGTCTCCTCCCCGATCAGGCGGCGCTGGGTGCGGCCCGAGGTCGGGTAGAAGCGCACCGCGCGGGCCGTCGTGCCGCCGACGTCCCAGCTCATCGTCGGGATGCCTTCGGCCGCCAGATACTCCATGACGAACTCGACGTTGCGCTGGCCAATGCCGGCGCTGCGCGGCGCGCCGTTCACGCTGGCCCCGCCGAAGATCTTGGCGCGCAGCCGGTCGCGCCGCCCCGTCGCCGCCAGCAGCCGGTTGATGAGTTGCTCCATGGCCGCGCTGCCGTAGCGGGAGGAGATGGACAGCCGGTCGCCGTTGTGGTCGGGCAGCAGGAAATGGTTCATCCCACCGATCGCCGCGACGGGGTCGAACAGGCAGGCGGCGATGCAGGAGCCCAGCGTGGTGGTGATGACGACGTTCGGGTCGTCGCTGACCACGCAGCCGCCGACCACGATGTTGACCACCTCCGCGCCCAACTGCCGGTCGTGGTAGCGGTTGGCCGCGATGTCCGGCGTGTCGGAACCCTGCTGGTGTCGGCGGGCGCGCGGGCTGATCGGCATCCAGAACCTCGGTGGGACATTCGGTCGCAGTGTACAACCGACCGTCGCTCTTCGCCAAGCGTCGTGCTCACGGACTTCTGCAATCAACGGCGATCACAAGCCGGCGATCCACAACTCCAGCAGGTCGGCCTGGAGCTTGCGGGCGCGGACCAGCCAGGCGCGGGCCTCCGGCGGGATCTCGGCGATGCGGCGGTCCATCGTCCGGTCCATGGCGGCGCGCCGTTCCTCGTCGGTGACGAAGAAGGCGAAGCCCAGCGTGCGCCCGCTTGCCGTGGTCAGCGTGCCGGCCAGCGCCTTGGCGTAGGCCAGCGTGCCCGATTTGGCGCGCACGCCGGGGGGCAGGACCTTGCCCTCGTCCTCGCCGGGCAGAAGGGCCAGCACCGCCGGGCCGGCGCCGCGGATCAGCGCCATGGTCTGGGCCGGGGTGATCCGCGACGCGGCGCTGAGGCCGGAATGGTTGAGCAGCCGCAGCCCCGTCCAGTCGGTGCGCGGGGCCGCCAGCATGGCCGGCGCGGTCAGCACCGCCGCCGACTGCGGCAGCGTCTGCACCGCCGGGTCCAGCCGCCGGGCGGCGGCCAGACCGATCAGCTCCGCCGACAGGTTGTTGGAGTAGCGCAGGACCTGCCGGGCCAGCACCTCCAGCGGCTCGCTGCGGTGCAGGGCGGCGAGCGTGGCGGTCGGCGGCACCGCGCCGGGGGCCGGGGCAGGCAGGACGATCCCCGCCTCCGCGGCCAGCCGGCGGAAGACGTGCCCCGCCGCCAGACCGGGGCGGGTGACCGGAAGCCACAGGCTGGATGCCATGCCCGGCTGCGGGGCGAAGCGCCAGCGCTCGCCCACCGGCTCTCCGTTGGCCGGCTGCCCATCCGCGGCGGCGAGCGGGGTGAAGGCGGCGCCCACTCCGGCGCCCAACTGCACCGTCACGCTGTCCAGCGGCACGCGCCCCGCGTCGGACACCGACCACGCGCTGACCCGCACCGGCTGGCCGGCGGCGGCGGGGCGCGCCCAGTCGAAGCGGAAGCGGTTGAAGTTCAGCGACAGCGCCCCGACCCCGGTGTTGTAGCCGGCGGTCCAGGGCTGGCCGGCGTCGATCTCCGGCATCTCGGGCAGGGAGGAGGTGTCGTAGAGGAAGCGCCCGGTCACCCGCGTCACACCCAGCGCGCCGAGGTCGCGCAACAGCTCCGTCAGCCCTTCGCTGGACAGCGACGGGTCGCCGCCGCCCTTCAGGATCAGGTCGCCGTCCAGAACGCCGTTCCCCAGTCGTCCAGAAACGTGCAGCGTGGTCTCGAACCGGTGGTCCGGCCCCAGCACCGCCAGGGCGGCGGCCATCGCGGGCAGCTTGGCGACCGAGGCCGGGGCGAAGGGCTTGGCCGGCTGCCGCTCCGCCAGGACGGCGCCGCTGTCCGGATCGAACAGCACGTAGCCGACGTCATCGGCGGAAAAGCCGTTGCGGGCGATCGCCGCCCGGTCGTCCGGACCGGTGGCGCCATAGGGGGACGCACAGGCCGACACCGCGGTGATGCAGGCCAGCAGGAGCAGGATGGAGAAGGTCGGGATCCGCATGACGGCCAGTCTAGCGCAACGCGCCGCCCCGCATCCGCGTCAATCGTTGGCCGGGCCCCGATCAGGACGGGGGCGGGCCAGGAATCTTGCTGCGCGGAAAGTCCGCTTACCGTACGATGAAGTCCTCAAAAGACGCCACGCCTGTGGGGAAAGAGCTGAAAAGCCCATGATGTCACGGCGCCGCAGCCTCACGTTCGAAGTGGTCGTCGACCAGGGCGGAAAACCCAACATCGACGGGGTCTTTCCCGACGAGGCCGCGGCCCGGGAGCGCGCGGCGTATTTGCTTCGTCTTGCAAAATTTCCGGTTGTCCGGATTTTGAAGGTGAATCAGGCGGGCAAGGAAGAGGTCATCTTCCAGAAGTCCAGCTCCGGCGGCGGCAAGCCGACCACCATCTCCACCATCGACGAGACCGACGTCGGTCCCGCCAGCCTCTGCACCGACGCGCTCCAGCTCTTCTCCTACGAGAGCCGGATGCTGCTGCTGCGCCTGCTGCGCGGCTATTGGGACGATCAGGCGGTGATCCCGGCCGAGCAGCTCCACCGTTACTACCCGCTGCGCTATTTCGAGCGGGAGGCGCTGCTGTTCAACCCGGCGGTCAGCCGGCTCGCCACGCTTCAGGCGCCGTTGCTCGGCGTGAAGCCGTTCGACCGCCACGACCAGCTCATGCGGATGTTCACCCGGCTGAAGGAGATGGCGCAGGCGTCGGACACGCTGGCGCCCTTCGACGCGGCGCTGGCCCGCGGCGGCGTCGGCGGCCTGCTGGCCGCAACGGCGGAGCGCCCGCCGGAGGAGCGCGACCGGCTGGTCACCCACGCCTTCGCCGCCGTTCTGGAGCCCTGCCGCGACTGGCCCGGCAAGGTCAAGGCGCTGCTGCGCTTCCATCGCGAGGACGGGGAGGAGGAGGCGAACCGCCGCCTGCTCGACCAGATGCTGGCGGAGACGGTGGACGGGCGGGAGCCGGTGCGCGCACTGATCGGCTACGCGCCCGACCTGGGGGCGGCCCTGCAAAGCCTGGTGGCGGCAGTGCACGGCGACCTTGACGACCGGCTGCCCCACACCGACGATCTGCTGGCCCTGTCCAACGCGCTGGGCGGCGGCGGCTTCGACGAGACGCGCCGGGCGCTGCTGCGCCGCATCCAGGGAGGACTCGCCGGCCTGACTCCGCTGACCCGCACGGGCTCCGCCGCGGAGGGCAAGGCCTTCGGCATCATCGTCGACCGGCTGACCAACTTCGACGGTTTCCTGGGTGGCGCCGGCATGGCGGAGGCGCTGACCCGGCGCGCCAAGACGGTGTGGAGTCACGGCGGGCAGGACGCGTCCTTCGACACGGCGGTGCAGCGTCTGGCCACCCGTCTGCCGGCGCCGGCCCAGCGCATCGGCTATCTGCTGGACCTCGCCACCAGCCCCTTCGGGCGCAACAAGCTCAGCGTCCTGATCCGGCAGGTCGCCACCGAGTTCGAGAGCATCACCTCCGCCCGCGAGCTGGTCGCACCCGGCGTCAGCACGGACGACGTGCGCGGCGGCCTGGGCCGCCGCCTGCGCGCCGCCGGCATTCCCCGCGCGCTGGCCGATGGGCTGATCGCCAAGATCGCCGCGATTCCCGATGCCGAACGGTCGCTCGGCATCCCTCTGCTGGCCGCTCCCGTCGGGGAGGTCGTGACGCGGGCGACCGAGGAGACCGTTCTGATCGACGTGTCGAAAGCGGCGGCGGAGCGGCTGGTGCTGTTCTGGCGCGGCCAGACGCGGGCGATCCCGGAGGACGGGACCCAGATCGTCATCGGGCGGTCGTCGCAATGCCAGTTCGTCCTGGACATCGCCTCGGCCTCACGCCGGCACGCGGCGGTGTCGCGCCAGGACGGCGTCTTCGTGGTGGAGGATCTCAGCCGCAACGGCACTCAGATCGCCGTGCCGGGAGTGGCGGAGCCGCGGCGGCTGAAGGCCGGCGAACCGCTGCCGCTGCCGCCGCGCGGCGAGATCGTCATCGGCTCCACGGAGCTGGGCGAGGAGCCGGCGCGCATCGCCTGGGAAATCGTCAAGCGCTGAAGGCCTCATCCAGGGGGTGGAAGACGGGGCGCCAGCCGTCGCCGCGCACCGCCAGCGCGCCGACCAGCCCCGGCGCCGGGCGCAGGTCGAACAGCGACCAGTCCGCTGCGGTCCCGGCCGCCAGCGCGCCGTCCAGGCCGAGCAGGCGGGCGGGGCGGCCCGGGACCAGCTCCACCGCGAAGCGGTCGAGCGGCGTCGACAGCCCCTGGCCGGTCGCCTTGATGAAGGCCTCCTTGCGGGTCCAGCCGTTCAGGAACGCCTCGTCCCGCAGCGCGTCGGGCAGGGCGGCGAAGGCGGCGCGCTCCTCCGGCGCGAAGAAGCGCTCGGCGATTCCGGCGGCGTCCGGCACGGACCGCAGCCGTTCGACGTCCACCCCCAGCTCCACCGTTTCATGGGGGGCCGCGCTGGGGGCGATGGCGATCAGCACATGATCCTTGCAGTCGGCGAGGTTGAAGGCCGGGCCGCCGGGGAGGGAGGGCTTGCCCATCGGCCCGTAGGCGAAGGCCAGGGTCGCCGGGTCGCGGCCCAGCACGCGCCCGAGCAGATGGCGCAGCAGCCCGCGCCGCAGCGCGCAGCGGGCGCGCAGCTCCTCCGTCGCGAAACGGGCGGCCCGCGCCGCCTCGTCGGGGGAGAGCAGGGCGCGGAACGCCTCCAACCGGTGCGCCAGCCCGCGCAGGTCGGCATAACAGAGTTGAATTTCTCCCGTTTCCCGCATCGGATGTCCCCATTCCCCGGATTCGGGACTATAACCGCGCTGGCCCCGCGCGGCGATTGCGCTATCATGCGCCTCCCTTTTGCCGGATCTGGAACCATGGTCGATACCGCTCAGCTTGCTCCGCATCTGTCCAACGTCGTCAAGGACGCCGCCATTCCCGAGCTGCCCAACCACTACCGGGGCAAGGTGCGCGAAAATTACGACCTTCCCGACGGGCGGCGCGTCATCATCGCCACCGACCGGCTGTCGGCCTTCGACATCATCCTGACCGCCATCCCCTTCAAGGGGCAGGTGCTGACCCAGATCGCCCGCTACTGGTTCGAGGCGACGAAGGACCTCTGCCCGAACCACGTCCTGGAATACCCGGACCCCAACGTGGTGGTCGCCAAGCGCCTGACCATCATGCCGGTGGAGATCGTCGTCCGCGATTATCTGGCGGGCACCACCGGCACCTCGCTGTGGACGATGTACAAGAAGGGCCGTCGCGAGATGTACGGCCACGTCTTCCCCGACGGCCTGCGCGAGAACCAGAAGCTGCCGGACACCATCATCACCCCGACGACCAAGGCGTTCGACGCCGGCCATGACGAGGAGCTGACCGCCGCCCAGATCGTGGAGCGCGGGCTGCTGACCCAGGCCCAGTGGGACGAGGTGACGGCGAAGGCGCTGGCCCTGTTCGCCCGCGGTCGGGAGATCGCGGCGGCGCGCGGCCTGATCCTGGTGGACACTAAGTACGAGTTCGGCTTCGACGAGGCCGGCAACATCATCCTGGCCGACGAGATCCACACGCCGGACAGCAGCCGCTACTGGTTCGCCGCCAGCTATCCGGAGCGGTACGAGGCCGGGCAGCGTCCGGAGAGCTTCGACAAGGACTTCGTGCGCAGCTGGGTGACCCAGCGCTGCGACCCCTACAAGGACGCCATCCCGGAGATCCCGGCGGAGGTCGTGCTCGAGGCCGCGCGCATCTACATCGAGGCGTTCGAGACCATCACCGGCCAGACCTTCCAGGTTCCGACGGACGTCGCGCCGGCGGTGGAGCGCATCCGGGCCAACCTGGCGCCGTACTTCGCGAAGCCGTGATGAAGATCGCCATCCTCGACGATTACCAGAACGTCGCGCGCGATCTGGCGGAATGGCATCGCCTGCCCAACGGCAGCGCGCTGACGGTCTTCGAACGGCCGATCCCGGCGGAGGAGGTGGCGGGGACGCTCGCCCCCTACAGCGTCCTGGTGATCATGCGGGAACGCACGCCGTTCCCCGCGTCGCTGATCGACGCGCTGCCGAACCTGCGGCTTCTGGTCACCACCGGGGGGCGCAACAACGCCATCGACCTGGAGGCCTGCAAGGCCCGCGGCATCACCGTCTGCGGGACCGGCATGGTCGGCACCCCGACGGCGGAGCTGACCTGGGGCCTGATCCTGGCGCTGGTCAAGCGCATCCCGCAGGAGGAGCGCGGCCTGCGCGCCGGGCGCTGGCAGGCCGGCCTGACGCAGGGGCTGGCCGGCAAGCGCCTCGGCCTCGTCGGGCTGGGCAAGCTCGGCACCCAGGTGGCGCGGGTCGGTCAGGCCTTCGGGATGGAGGTCGCGGCCTGGAGCCCCAACCTGACCGACGAGCGGGCGGCGGCGGCCGGCGTGGTCCGGCTGGACAAGCGCGACCTGTTCGCCACCTCCGACATCGTCAGCGTCCATCTGGTGCTGGGCGAGCGGACGCGCGGCGTGGTCGCGGCGGACGACATCGACGCGATGAAGCCTTCCGCCTTCTTCGTGAACACCTCGCGGGCCGGGCTGGTCGACGGGGACGCGCTGCTGGCGGCGCTGCACGAGCACCGCATCGCGGGCGCCGGGCTGGACGTCTTCCCCGTGGAGCCGCTGCCGGTGGACAGCCCCTGGCTGGAGGCGCCGAACACGGTGCTGACGCCGCATCTGGGCTATGTCACCCGCGAGAACTACGAGGTCTTCTACCGCGACGCGCTGGACGACATCCTCGCCTGGCACGCGGGCGAGCCGGTGCGGATGCTCGCCTAGGAACCGCAGGGAGCCGCCCCGCTCTCGCCCCATGGCATTGGGGGAGGGCGGGGGGTCCCGAACGGGATCAAACCCCTGAAGATTTTCAGGCTTCCATGCCTTGTCCGCATCGGCCTTCGGTGCGGCGGCGGGTTGGTTTCACCCCGCATCGCCCGTCCGTTTTTCGCCCCTGCAACACGGATCGTGGGATTACAGCCGCGGCCAAGACGTAGATGGAAGGCAACCCCGCCACTTGCGGGGCGCGATTCCATTCCCAAAATGGGTGTGAAGCCTGAGGCAAAGGCGGGAGATGAACGAGTTTCGTTGCGTGGCGCGGGCCCTGCCGGGGCTGCGTGTCCGTGGGGTGGGGCGGCCACCGGTCCGGGAGGCGATTGGCGCTGTGGACAAGACGTGCCAAATTTGATTGGCCGAATTTGATTGGAAGTCTGTTGTTTCACGGCCATCCCGGCACGGAACGCGGACGGCCGGGACAGGAGACGGAAGGTTTGCCACCCATGGAGACAGGAATGAACATCTCGGACCTCTTGTCCGCACACAACGTCATTCTCGATGCCGGGCCGGCCAACAAGGAAACCCTGCTCGACCTTCTCGCCACCGAGGCGGCCAGCCGCATCGGGACCCCCAAGGAGGACATTCTCAAGGCCCTGCAGGCGCGGGAGCACATCGGCTCCACGGCGCTGGGCAAGGGTGTGGCGCTTCCCCACACCGAGCTGCGCGGGACCGAAAGCCCGCTGGTGCTGTTCGCGCGGCTCCGCAAACCCATCGATTTCGAGGCCCGCGACGACGAGCCGGTCGACCTCTTCTTCCTCGTGCTCTGGCCGACCGCGACCCGCAAGGGCCTGCTGCCCGTGATGGGCGAGATCTGCCAGGCCCTGCGCGACCCGCAATCCCTGCGCAAGCTCCGTCAGGCGGAGACGCCCGACACGGTGGTGCAGCTCGTCCGGCAGTCGCTTCCCCCCAACGCGGAACGGGAGCTTGACGACGACGATTTCTGACCGAGCGATTTCTGGCCGGCGCGGCGAGGGA
This genomic stretch from Azospirillum sp. TSH58 harbors:
- a CDS encoding FHA domain-containing protein, which gives rise to MNQAGKEEVIFQKSSSGGGKPTTISTIDETDVGPASLCTDALQLFSYESRMLLLRLLRGYWDDQAVIPAEQLHRYYPLRYFEREALLFNPAVSRLATLQAPLLGVKPFDRHDQLMRMFTRLKEMAQASDTLAPFDAALARGGVGGLLAATAERPPEERDRLVTHAFAAVLEPCRDWPGKVKALLRFHREDGEEEANRRLLDQMLAETVDGREPVRALIGYAPDLGAALQSLVAAVHGDLDDRLPHTDDLLALSNALGGGGFDETRRALLRRIQGGLAGLTPLTRTGSAAEGKAFGIIVDRLTNFDGFLGGAGMAEALTRRAKTVWSHGGQDASFDTAVQRLATRLPAPAQRIGYLLDLATSPFGRNKLSVLIRQVATEFESITSARELVAPGVSTDDVRGGLGRRLRAAGIPRALADGLIAKIAAIPDAERSLGIPLLAAPVGEVVTRATEETVLIDVSKAAAERLVLFWRGQTRAIPEDGTQIVIGRSSQCQFVLDIASASRRHAAVSRQDGVFVVEDLSRNGTQIAVPGVAEPRRLKAGEPLPLPPRGEIVIGSTELGEEPARIAWEIVKR
- a CDS encoding 4'-phosphopantetheinyl transferase superfamily protein — translated: MRETGEIQLCYADLRGLAHRLEAFRALLSPDEAARAARFATEELRARCALRRGLLRHLLGRVLGRDPATLAFAYGPMGKPSLPGGPAFNLADCKDHVLIAIAPSAAPHETVELGVDVERLRSVPDAAGIAERFFAPEERAAFAALPDALRDEAFLNGWTRKEAFIKATGQGLSTPLDRFAVELVPGRPARLLGLDGALAAGTAADWSLFDLRPAPGLVGALAVRGDGWRPVFHPLDEAFSA
- a CDS encoding class I SAM-dependent methyltransferase; the encoded protein is MLHGLSRLLPAIADQNLDEAAVYRRESLYERPRYEGARGLTPAAGPLLCPLCGREAARFLPFGLGGRRNARCPDCGSLERHRFLWSFLAERTDVLRRSLRILHTAPEPCLEPLLRARHGRRYVTLDRFNPAADVQGDLTDLPFPDGRFDLVLSSHVLEHVPDDRAALREIARVLKPSGRAVLLFPYDPKGPTREDPAMDTPAKRLAAFGHPYHYRIYGTDTPQRMAEAGLDATLVASTAMLSAHRRRRRRINRNHLFLARPRAAAGRASGEGS
- a CDS encoding D-alanyl-D-alanine carboxypeptidase/D-alanyl-D-alanine-endopeptidase, with translation MRIPTFSILLLLACITAVSACASPYGATGPDDRAAIARNGFSADDVGYVLFDPDSGAVLAERQPAKPFAPASVAKLPAMAAALAVLGPDHRFETTLHVSGRLGNGVLDGDLILKGGGDPSLSSEGLTELLRDLGALGVTRVTGRFLYDTSSLPEMPEIDAGQPWTAGYNTGVGALSLNFNRFRFDWARPAAAGQPVRVSAWSVSDAGRVPLDSVTVQLGAGVGAAFTPLAAADGQPANGEPVGERWRFAPQPGMASSLWLPVTRPGLAAGHVFRRLAAEAGIVLPAPAPGAVPPTATLAALHRSEPLEVLARQVLRYSNNLSAELIGLAAARRLDPAVQTLPQSAAVLTAPAMLAAPRTDWTGLRLLNHSGLSAASRITPAQTMALIRGAGPAVLALLPGEDEGKVLPPGVRAKSGTLAYAKALAGTLTTASGRTLGFAFFVTDEERRAAMDRTMDRRIAEIPPEARAWLVRARKLQADLLELWIAGL
- a CDS encoding D-2-hydroxyacid dehydrogenase family protein, which translates into the protein MKIAILDDYQNVARDLAEWHRLPNGSALTVFERPIPAEEVAGTLAPYSVLVIMRERTPFPASLIDALPNLRLLVTTGGRNNAIDLEACKARGITVCGTGMVGTPTAELTWGLILALVKRIPQEERGLRAGRWQAGLTQGLAGKRLGLVGLGKLGTQVARVGQAFGMEVAAWSPNLTDERAAAAGVVRLDKRDLFATSDIVSVHLVLGERTRGVVAADDIDAMKPSAFFVNTSRAGLVDGDALLAALHEHRIAGAGLDVFPVEPLPVDSPWLEAPNTVLTPHLGYVTRENYEVFYRDALDDILAWHAGEPVRMLA
- a CDS encoding chemotaxis protein; its protein translation is MPISPRARRHQQGSDTPDIAANRYHDRQLGAEVVNIVVGGCVVSDDPNVVITTTLGSCIAACLFDPVAAIGGMNHFLLPDHNGDRLSISSRYGSAAMEQLINRLLAATGRRDRLRAKIFGGASVNGAPRSAGIGQRNVEFVMEYLAAEGIPTMSWDVGGTTARAVRFYPTSGRTQRRLIGEETVRDIARSETSFMDRLRKTGIDGDVELF
- a CDS encoding endonuclease/exonuclease/phosphatase family protein, which gives rise to MSRSTRSSIRIATFNLESLDDTGDLSFEERAAVLRPQLERLDADILCLQEVNGQRDAKGEPRTLRALNRLLEGGPYAAFHRTSGGEGTKLADRHNLVLVSRWPILAARQYRHDLVPSPQVRMITADPAQPGGDAVTWDRPVLHGEIELPGGRRLHVFNLHLRAPIAAPVPGQKKNASTWKSVGGWAEGFYLASIKRAGQALEARLAVERVFDADPQALILVAGDLNAEIEQTPVRIIRADLDETGNGHLAGRSLVPLERSVPEERRFTVLHGGDAVMLDHLLVSRALLGWFRSAEIHNEALGDELVAHATVSHSPESYHAPLVARFELPDQTVTETMAPGEPAP
- a CDS encoding PTS sugar transporter subunit IIA; protein product: MNISDLLSAHNVILDAGPANKETLLDLLATEAASRIGTPKEDILKALQAREHIGSTALGKGVALPHTELRGTESPLVLFARLRKPIDFEARDDEPVDLFFLVLWPTATRKGLLPVMGEICQALRDPQSLRKLRQAETPDTVVQLVRQSLPPNAERELDDDDF
- a CDS encoding phosphoribosylaminoimidazolesuccinocarboxamide synthase, which encodes MVDTAQLAPHLSNVVKDAAIPELPNHYRGKVRENYDLPDGRRVIIATDRLSAFDIILTAIPFKGQVLTQIARYWFEATKDLCPNHVLEYPDPNVVVAKRLTIMPVEIVVRDYLAGTTGTSLWTMYKKGRREMYGHVFPDGLRENQKLPDTIITPTTKAFDAGHDEELTAAQIVERGLLTQAQWDEVTAKALALFARGREIAAARGLILVDTKYEFGFDEAGNIILADEIHTPDSSRYWFAASYPERYEAGQRPESFDKDFVRSWVTQRCDPYKDAIPEIPAEVVLEAARIYIEAFETITGQTFQVPTDVAPAVERIRANLAPYFAKP
- the panD gene encoding aspartate 1-decarboxylase; amino-acid sequence: MIKVVRAKLHCLRVTDANLNYQGSITLDPEHCEAVGIYPLEFVEIWNKNSGARISTYVIYGERGSRCCVLNGSAARSCQPGDEVIIAASWYCQPTELATLRPRVLTFNADNSIDRSLTYDVTALDGGRFDFAIREGAFLEPEPA